A stretch of Myceligenerans xiligouense DNA encodes these proteins:
- a CDS encoding peptidase inhibitor family I36 protein, which produces MKMNSAGVRQTALRFGVAALLVAGITAGGAVPAQAVPSNCSPGLTCLYGSEDYKTAGGVYRFEFGVPSIGALDNKVKSVYNYGRSCNARIYMDTNYTGRNLLIPRGGGYKTLDFYDGIYNWSHSVSSAKFVC; this is translated from the coding sequence ATGAAGATGAATAGCGCAGGTGTGCGACAGACCGCTCTCCGCTTCGGCGTTGCAGCACTGCTTGTAGCGGGCATCACCGCTGGAGGTGCGGTGCCCGCACAGGCGGTGCCGTCCAACTGCTCACCCGGGCTGACCTGCCTCTACGGTTCCGAGGACTATAAGACGGCTGGGGGCGTTTACCGCTTCGAGTTCGGTGTGCCGTCGATCGGTGCCCTTGACAACAAGGTGAAGTCCGTTTACAACTACGGGCGTTCGTGTAACGCCAGGATCTACATGGACACCAACTACACAGGCAGGAACCTCTTGATCCCTCGCGGTGGGGGTTATAAGACGCTGGACTTCTATGACGGAATCTACAATTGGTCGCACTCGGTGAGTTCTGCGAAGTTCGTCTGCTAG
- a CDS encoding IS1634 family transposase, which produces MRRARRAGIGDVLPLRRHDATLRGPEGDGFREPGFSKERRLEPQITVGLLTDQAGFPLMVRAFEGNRAETTTMVPVLQAFMTAHQLTGIVIVADAGMISETNWRAIEVLDCSFVLGARMNEVPYVVSKWRKDHPGEHIPDGHVFTQPRPASPPDKRRDHTYYYAHSAARARRTLHGIDEQVRKAKNAVAGKTAIKRDRFVKLTGATKTVNRALKNKARALAGIKAYVTNLDDPTPEHVIATSPALLNVEKSFRMAKSDPAARPVFHHVCHSIEAHLTIVFAALAVSRWIESTTGWSIRKLVKTARRYRKVTITAGERTITAADPLPDDLQTAVDLIHRTH; this is translated from the coding sequence CTGCGCCGAGCACGTCGCGCCGGGATCGGCGACGTACTGCCTCTACGACGTCACGACGCTACGCTTCGAGGCCCAGAAGGTGACGGTTTCCGCGAGCCCGGGTTCTCCAAGGAACGCAGGCTGGAGCCGCAGATCACCGTTGGGCTCCTGACCGACCAGGCGGGGTTCCCGCTAATGGTCCGCGCGTTCGAGGGCAACCGTGCCGAGACCACGACCATGGTCCCGGTGCTGCAGGCGTTCATGACCGCCCACCAGCTGACGGGCATCGTGATCGTCGCCGACGCGGGCATGATCTCCGAGACGAACTGGCGCGCGATCGAAGTCCTGGACTGCTCCTTCGTCCTGGGAGCGCGGATGAACGAGGTCCCCTACGTCGTGAGCAAGTGGCGCAAGGACCACCCCGGCGAGCACATCCCCGACGGGCACGTGTTCACCCAGCCCCGGCCCGCCAGCCCGCCGGACAAACGCCGTGACCACACGTACTACTACGCGCATTCCGCCGCCCGCGCCAGGCGCACTCTGCACGGCATCGACGAGCAGGTCCGCAAAGCCAAGAACGCCGTCGCCGGGAAGACCGCAATCAAGCGCGACCGGTTCGTCAAGCTCACCGGCGCGACCAAGACCGTCAACAGGGCATTAAAGAACAAGGCGCGGGCGCTGGCCGGGATCAAGGCCTACGTCACCAACCTCGACGACCCCACCCCTGAACACGTCATCGCGACCTCCCCCGCGCTGCTCAACGTCGAGAAGTCCTTTCGCATGGCCAAGTCCGACCCAGCAGCCAGGCCCGTGTTCCATCACGTCTGCCACTCGATCGAGGCGCACCTGACGATCGTGTTCGCGGCCCTGGCCGTCAGCAGATGGATCGAGAGCACCACGGGCTGGTCCATCCGCAAGCTCGTCAAGACCGCCCGCCGCTACCGCAAAGTCACCATCACCGCCGGCGAGCGGACAATCACCGCCGCCGACCCCCTACCCGACGACCTACAGACCGCCGTCGACCTCATCCACCGCACGCACTAA
- a CDS encoding ABC transporter substrate-binding protein translates to MNRRSTAARGLALAAVLSLGLTACSTTSGEGSDEPLKVGTILPITGTLAFLGPPEVAGVGLAIDDINEAGGVLGNDVELVPGDSGDTTDFSVADSTATDLISQDVSVVIGAASSAVSLRVVDKFAEQEIMEISPANTAANLSGYSDFYARTAPPDTVQGAALGNLVLDDGHQTVGFLVQNEDYGTGLRDNVQKTLEEGGAEIVYGGTGEGQEFQPGETNFASQVTDLLAQEPDAINIIAFEETKAIVAELLAQGWEFDGTTYFCDGNTASYEGEFDEGTLSGVVGTIPGAQAEEDFQQRLSDYYEETEGSPLEDYSYGPESYDATILAALAAVRGEGTNGATISENIKAVSGAEEGSVEVTSFEEGVEALENGDEIRYVGVSGIGPLNEENDPSSAFIGVYEYQEDNTIEWTNAVEGSIG, encoded by the coding sequence ATGAATCGACGTTCCACGGCCGCACGCGGGCTTGCGCTCGCCGCGGTTCTCAGCCTTGGCCTCACGGCCTGCTCGACAACCTCGGGCGAAGGCTCCGATGAGCCCTTGAAGGTGGGCACCATCCTGCCTATCACCGGCACCCTCGCGTTCCTCGGGCCGCCCGAGGTCGCCGGCGTGGGCCTGGCGATCGACGACATCAACGAGGCCGGTGGTGTGCTGGGCAACGATGTCGAACTGGTCCCGGGCGACTCGGGTGACACGACCGACTTCTCGGTTGCGGACTCCACTGCAACCGACCTGATCAGCCAAGACGTGTCGGTCGTGATCGGCGCGGCATCGTCGGCAGTGTCCCTTCGCGTCGTCGACAAGTTCGCCGAGCAGGAGATCATGGAGATCTCCCCTGCGAACACTGCGGCCAACCTCTCCGGCTACAGCGACTTCTACGCACGGACTGCTCCGCCGGACACCGTGCAGGGTGCAGCGCTCGGCAACCTCGTCCTGGATGACGGTCACCAGACCGTCGGCTTCCTGGTCCAGAACGAGGACTACGGCACCGGTCTGCGTGACAACGTGCAGAAGACGCTCGAGGAGGGTGGCGCCGAGATCGTCTACGGCGGCACCGGCGAGGGCCAGGAGTTCCAGCCCGGCGAGACGAACTTCGCCTCCCAGGTGACCGACCTGCTCGCGCAGGAGCCCGACGCGATCAACATCATCGCTTTCGAGGAGACCAAGGCGATCGTGGCCGAGCTGCTGGCCCAGGGCTGGGAGTTCGACGGCACCACCTACTTCTGCGACGGCAACACCGCCTCCTACGAGGGCGAGTTCGACGAGGGCACGCTCAGCGGTGTGGTCGGCACCATCCCGGGTGCGCAGGCCGAGGAGGACTTCCAGCAGCGCCTCTCGGACTACTACGAGGAGACCGAGGGCTCACCGCTCGAGGACTACTCCTACGGTCCCGAGTCCTACGACGCCACGATCCTGGCCGCGCTCGCAGCGGTCCGCGGCGAGGGCACCAACGGTGCGACCATCTCGGAGAACATCAAAGCGGTCTCCGGTGCCGAGGAGGGCAGTGTCGAGGTGACCTCCTTCGAGGAGGGCGTCGAGGCGCTCGAGAACGGTGACGAGATCCGCTACGTCGGCGTCTCGGGCATCGGCCCGCTGAACGAGGAGAACGACCCGTCGTCCGCGTTCATCGGCGTGTACGAGTACCAGGAGGACAACACGATCGAGTGGACCAACGCGGTCGAGGGTTCGATTGGATGA
- a CDS encoding cold-shock protein, whose amino-acid sequence MAFGTVKWFNAEKGFGFIAPEEGGSDVFAHYSAIQTNGYRTLEENQRVEFDVKQGPKGLQAENIRPA is encoded by the coding sequence ATGGCATTCGGAACCGTCAAGTGGTTCAACGCTGAGAAGGGCTTCGGCTTCATCGCCCCCGAGGAGGGTGGCAGCGACGTCTTCGCCCACTACAGCGCGATTCAGACCAACGGCTACCGCACGCTGGAGGAGAACCAGCGCGTGGAGTTCGACGTGAAGCAGGGCCCCAAGGGCCTGCAGGCGGAGAACATCCGCCCCGCGTGA
- a CDS encoding threonine aldolase family protein — MQHFASDNYAPVHPEVMAAVVAANDGPDVPYGDDATTERLQARTREIFGSKAAAFPVLIGTGANVISLMAAAPRWGGAVLSDVAHANTDENGAPERVGGLKLLVCPSTHGRITTEAVRAWAGDLGNPHRAQPAVLSLTQATELGTVYPLDELRSLAATAHDLGMLVHVDGSRLANAAASLGTGLRELTTDAGVDILSLGVAKNGGMIGEAVVVLDGGADAGLAESIPYLRKQTMQLASKARFVSAQLLALLGEPGSAAASRLQDTPGGQAARTAATPSDADPLWLRNARHANAMATRLRAGIERALPGDVVRVTHPTEANVVFATLPRRAADVARQRFRFYDWAHGETPDRVEARWMCAWDTTEDDVDRFVEVIGAATG; from the coding sequence GTGCAGCACTTCGCCTCCGACAACTACGCTCCCGTCCACCCCGAGGTCATGGCCGCCGTCGTGGCCGCGAACGACGGGCCGGACGTCCCCTACGGGGACGACGCCACCACGGAACGCCTCCAGGCGCGGACCCGCGAGATCTTCGGCTCGAAGGCCGCCGCGTTCCCGGTGCTGATCGGCACGGGCGCCAACGTGATCAGCTTGATGGCGGCGGCGCCGCGCTGGGGCGGAGCGGTGCTGAGCGACGTCGCACACGCGAACACCGACGAGAACGGCGCACCGGAACGGGTCGGCGGGCTCAAGCTCCTCGTCTGCCCGTCCACCCACGGCCGCATCACCACCGAGGCCGTGCGTGCCTGGGCGGGCGATCTCGGCAACCCGCACCGCGCACAGCCTGCCGTGCTCTCCCTGACGCAGGCCACGGAGCTCGGCACCGTCTACCCGCTCGACGAGCTGAGGTCGCTGGCGGCCACCGCCCACGACCTCGGGATGCTCGTGCACGTGGACGGATCGCGGCTCGCCAACGCGGCGGCGTCCCTGGGGACGGGACTGCGGGAGCTCACCACGGACGCCGGGGTGGACATCCTCTCGCTCGGCGTGGCGAAGAACGGCGGGATGATCGGCGAGGCCGTGGTGGTGCTGGACGGCGGAGCCGACGCCGGGCTCGCCGAGTCGATCCCGTACCTGCGCAAGCAGACGATGCAGCTTGCCTCGAAGGCGCGGTTCGTGTCGGCGCAGCTCCTCGCGCTCCTGGGCGAGCCGGGCAGTGCGGCGGCATCGCGCCTGCAGGATACGCCGGGCGGGCAGGCCGCCCGGACCGCGGCGACGCCGTCGGACGCCGACCCTCTCTGGTTGCGCAACGCGCGGCACGCGAACGCCATGGCGACGCGCCTGCGGGCGGGCATCGAGCGCGCCCTGCCCGGAGACGTCGTGCGCGTCACCCATCCCACGGAGGCGAACGTCGTCTTCGCGACGCTGCCGCGGCGGGCGGCGGACGTGGCGCGCCAACGGTTCCGCTTCTACGACTGGGCCCACGGCGAGACCCCGGACCGGGTCGAGGCCCGGTGGATGTGCGCGTGGGACACCACGGAGGACGACGTCGACCGGTTCGTCGAGGTGATCGGCGCCGCGACCGGGTAA
- a CDS encoding S9 family peptidase produces the protein MPPAAARRPTARTHHGDTFTDEYEWLRVKEDPEVVAHLEAENSYTTARLEHLAPLRQSIFDEIKSRTQETDLSLPSRDGNWWYYSRTEEGKQYPIHARYEVSDPDDWKPRVLEPGEPVPGEQLLLDQNVEADGHDFFSLGTFDVSDDGGLLLYAVDTAGDERYTLRIRDLATGTDLDDEVIGTAPGAFFAPDGVHVFYQTVDEAWRPHRLWRHRIGTSRDDDVMVFDEPDERYWMGAGVSRSKKYLMIELASKVTSECWILEADHPTGEFRCVRPRAEGVEYSVEHAVLPAAGSTGGGAGRDVFLILHNANAENFELTVADVPGPEGAAGWGDVVVPHDPEVRLEGISASERYLVLYYRRGAIGRSGILRLDTPGGAVRPPVASADQSPAPEIRPQLMESGRPAVGPAGTAWRFEEITFGQELESVGAGVGVWEQPNLLVGYTSFVTPSAVYDYDVATGERTLLKQTPVLGGFDADEYAQRREWAVAEDGTRVPISLVWRKDRVALGDDGLPAAPAPVLLYGYGAYEMSLDPYFSIPRLSLLERGVVFAIAHVRGGGEMGRHWYDGGKLGHKRNTFTDFVACARHLAAAGWTTPGRTVADGGSAGGLLVGAALNLAPDAFGGVLAGVPFVDALTSMLDPSLPLTVTEWDEWGDPLHDAAVYGYMKAYSPYENIPDDASHYPQILATTSFNDTRVMYVEPAKWVARLRAAGAPALLKIEMQAGHGGVSGRYAAWEQIAFEHAWILQVLGLAD, from the coding sequence ATGCCGCCCGCCGCGGCCCGCCGACCCACCGCCCGCACCCATCACGGTGACACGTTCACCGACGAGTACGAGTGGCTGCGCGTGAAGGAGGACCCGGAGGTCGTCGCGCACCTCGAGGCGGAGAACTCCTACACGACGGCACGCCTCGAGCACCTCGCGCCGCTGCGCCAGTCCATCTTCGACGAGATCAAGTCCCGCACGCAGGAGACGGACCTCTCGCTCCCGTCGCGCGACGGGAACTGGTGGTACTACTCCCGCACCGAGGAGGGAAAGCAGTACCCGATCCACGCGCGGTACGAGGTCAGCGATCCGGACGACTGGAAGCCGCGGGTCCTGGAGCCGGGCGAGCCCGTGCCCGGCGAGCAGTTGCTGCTCGACCAGAACGTCGAGGCCGACGGCCACGACTTCTTCTCGCTGGGCACGTTCGACGTGTCCGACGACGGCGGCCTCCTCCTCTATGCCGTCGACACGGCGGGCGACGAGCGCTACACGCTGCGCATCCGCGACCTGGCCACGGGCACCGACCTGGACGACGAGGTGATCGGCACCGCCCCGGGGGCGTTCTTCGCGCCCGACGGCGTCCACGTCTTCTACCAGACCGTGGACGAGGCGTGGCGCCCGCACCGCCTCTGGCGGCACCGCATCGGGACGTCGCGGGACGACGACGTGATGGTGTTCGACGAGCCCGACGAGCGGTACTGGATGGGCGCGGGAGTGTCCCGCTCCAAGAAGTACCTGATGATCGAGCTCGCCTCCAAGGTGACCAGCGAGTGCTGGATCCTCGAGGCCGACCACCCCACCGGCGAGTTCCGCTGCGTTCGGCCCCGGGCCGAGGGCGTGGAGTACTCGGTGGAGCACGCGGTCCTGCCGGCGGCCGGCTCGACCGGCGGGGGCGCCGGCCGCGACGTGTTCCTGATCCTGCACAACGCGAACGCGGAGAACTTCGAGCTCACGGTCGCGGACGTGCCCGGGCCCGAGGGCGCGGCCGGGTGGGGCGACGTCGTCGTGCCGCACGACCCGGAGGTTCGGCTGGAGGGCATCTCCGCCTCCGAGCGCTACCTGGTCCTGTACTACCGGCGCGGCGCGATCGGGCGCAGCGGGATCCTGCGGCTCGACACGCCGGGTGGGGCGGTCCGCCCGCCCGTTGCCTCGGCGGATCAGTCGCCGGCGCCGGAGATCAGGCCGCAGCTCATGGAGTCCGGCAGGCCGGCGGTCGGGCCGGCCGGGACCGCCTGGCGCTTCGAGGAGATCACCTTCGGGCAGGAGCTGGAGTCCGTGGGCGCCGGCGTCGGGGTCTGGGAGCAGCCGAACCTGCTGGTCGGGTACACCTCGTTCGTGACGCCGTCGGCCGTCTACGACTACGACGTGGCCACCGGTGAGCGCACGCTCCTCAAGCAGACGCCCGTGCTCGGCGGCTTCGACGCGGACGAGTACGCGCAGCGCCGTGAGTGGGCCGTCGCCGAGGACGGCACGCGCGTCCCGATCTCACTGGTCTGGCGCAAGGACCGCGTGGCGCTCGGGGACGACGGCCTGCCCGCCGCCCCCGCTCCCGTGCTGCTCTACGGCTACGGCGCCTACGAGATGTCGCTCGACCCGTACTTCTCGATCCCGCGCCTCTCGCTGCTCGAACGGGGCGTGGTGTTCGCGATCGCGCACGTCCGCGGTGGTGGCGAGATGGGCCGGCACTGGTACGACGGCGGCAAGCTCGGCCACAAGCGCAACACCTTCACCGACTTCGTGGCGTGCGCGCGGCACCTCGCCGCCGCGGGCTGGACCACGCCGGGACGGACGGTGGCGGACGGCGGCTCCGCCGGCGGCCTGCTCGTCGGCGCGGCCCTGAACCTCGCGCCCGACGCGTTCGGCGGCGTGCTTGCCGGCGTGCCGTTCGTGGACGCGCTGACGTCCATGCTCGACCCGTCCCTGCCGCTGACGGTCACGGAGTGGGACGAGTGGGGCGACCCGCTGCACGACGCCGCCGTGTACGGCTACATGAAGGCGTACAGCCCGTACGAGAACATCCCCGACGACGCCTCGCACTACCCGCAGATCCTGGCCACCACGTCGTTCAACGACACCCGGGTGATGTACGTCGAGCCGGCGAAGTGGGTCGCGCGCCTCCGTGCGGCGGGCGCGCCCGCTCTGCTCAAGATCGAGATGCAGGCGGGCCACGGTGGTGTCTCGGGGCGCTACGCGGCGTGGGAGCAGATCGCGTTCGAGCACGCCTGGATCCTCCAGGTCCTGGGGCTCGCCGACTGA
- a CDS encoding glycoside hydrolase family 3 N-terminal domain-containing protein, translated as MTSRLARLVTVLLLLATAGCGGQAGTPRPSSSPTPGTTTPSGTTAPSGSATPSPSGSTAPPGTASGPTTAAPSSTSASPEPSRSADPTAPSGRELLERMTLEEKVGEIIMVGVPVSGGRDTAAAVIQEHHVANIFLHGRTQAGQAPVRRLVVDFRTLGAAENPRDPLMLVATDQEGGTVQVLRGDGFSDLPSAVDQAAMSPDELRRNAETWGAELADVGVNLNLAPVADVVLAASAASNAPIGANRRNYGYTLDSVVAGSVAFGQGQRAAGVATAPKHFPGLGLVVGNTDTATDVTDTVTGPDAKSVAAFAANVESGSEFVMMSSAVYTKIDAERPAVFSPAAIDLLRDDLGFDGVIMTDDLAAAAQVQAWTPGDRAVLAVEAGVDLVLASADPTTAAPMAQALVERAERDPGFASRIDEAAARVLTAKSALIG; from the coding sequence ATGACTTCCAGGCTCGCGCGGCTCGTGACCGTCCTGCTCCTCCTCGCCACCGCGGGGTGCGGCGGCCAGGCCGGGACGCCCCGCCCGTCGTCGTCCCCCACCCCTGGGACCACGACGCCTTCCGGAACCACGGCGCCTTCCGGATCCGCGACGCCGTCGCCTTCCGGGTCCACGGCACCTCCCGGAACGGCTTCCGGCCCGACGACGGCCGCGCCGTCGTCCACCTCCGCCTCCCCGGAACCGTCGCGGTCCGCCGACCCGACAGCGCCCTCGGGGAGGGAACTCCTGGAGCGGATGACCCTCGAGGAGAAGGTCGGGGAGATCATCATGGTCGGCGTGCCGGTGAGCGGCGGGCGCGACACGGCGGCCGCCGTGATCCAGGAACACCACGTGGCGAACATCTTCCTGCACGGCAGGACCCAGGCGGGGCAGGCTCCCGTGCGACGTCTGGTGGTCGATTTCCGAACCCTCGGCGCCGCGGAGAACCCGCGCGACCCGCTCATGCTCGTCGCCACCGACCAGGAGGGCGGCACCGTGCAGGTGCTCCGCGGTGACGGGTTCAGCGATCTGCCGAGCGCCGTGGACCAGGCCGCCATGTCCCCCGACGAGCTGCGCCGCAACGCCGAGACCTGGGGCGCGGAGCTGGCCGACGTCGGAGTGAACCTCAACCTGGCGCCGGTGGCGGACGTGGTGCTGGCGGCCTCGGCGGCGTCGAACGCTCCGATCGGTGCGAACCGGCGCAACTACGGGTACACGCTGGACTCCGTGGTGGCCGGGTCGGTGGCTTTCGGGCAGGGGCAGCGCGCCGCCGGCGTCGCCACGGCACCCAAGCACTTCCCCGGGCTCGGCCTCGTGGTCGGGAACACCGACACGGCCACGGACGTGACCGACACCGTGACCGGGCCGGACGCGAAGTCCGTCGCGGCCTTCGCCGCGAACGTGGAGTCGGGGAGCGAGTTCGTGATGATGTCGTCGGCCGTCTACACGAAGATCGACGCCGAGCGGCCGGCCGTGTTCAGCCCCGCGGCGATCGACCTGCTGCGCGACGACCTCGGGTTCGACGGCGTCATCATGACCGACGACCTCGCCGCCGCGGCGCAGGTCCAGGCATGGACGCCGGGCGACCGTGCGGTGCTGGCGGTCGAGGCCGGCGTCGACCTGGTTCTGGCCTCCGCCGACCCGACGACCGCGGCGCCCATGGCTCAGGCGCTGGTGGAGCGTGCCGAGCGGGACCCGGGCTTCGCGAGCCGGATCGACGAGGCGGCCGCCCGGGTCCTCACCGCCAAGTCCGCCTTGATCGGCTGA